A stretch of Lysinibacillus agricola DNA encodes these proteins:
- the prfB gene encoding peptide chain release factor 2 (programmed frameshift), whose protein sequence is MIELADVRNALDTSAKKLADFRGSLDLENKEARIQELDEMMLEPGFWDDQQGAQVIINESNGLKAIANEYKDLLETYENLDMTLELLREEPDEELQEELGNELAEFQQKMGDFELQLLLSGPYDQNNAILELHPGAGGTESQDWGSMLLRMYTRWAEKRGFKVETVDYLPGDEAGIKSVTLSIKGHNAYGYLQAEKGVHRLVRISPFDSSGRRHTSFVSCDVMPEFDDNIEVDIRTEDLKIDTYRATGAGGQHINTTDSAVRITHIPTGTVVQCQAERSQIKNREKAMTMLKGKLYQLEIEKQQAQLDEIRGEQKEIGWGSQIRSYVFHPYSMVKDHRTNEETGNVGAVMDGDVDPFINAYLRSKIG, encoded by the exons ATGATTGAATTAGCAGATGTACGTAACGCGTTAGACACTTCAGCCAAAAAATTGGCGGATTTTAGGGGGTCTCTT GACTTAGAAAACAAAGAGGCACGTATTCAGGAACTAGATGAAATGATGCTTGAGCCAGGCTTCTGGGATGATCAGCAAGGCGCACAAGTAATCATTAATGAGAGTAATGGCTTAAAGGCAATTGCAAATGAGTATAAAGATTTATTGGAAACATATGAAAACTTAGATATGACACTAGAGCTATTGCGAGAAGAGCCTGATGAAGAATTGCAAGAGGAGCTGGGCAACGAGCTAGCAGAATTCCAGCAAAAAATGGGCGATTTTGAGCTGCAATTACTATTAAGTGGCCCATATGACCAAAACAATGCAATTTTAGAGTTGCACCCAGGAGCAGGTGGTACGGAATCTCAGGATTGGGGCTCAATGCTGCTTCGTATGTACACACGCTGGGCAGAAAAACGTGGCTTTAAAGTCGAAACAGTTGATTATCTTCCAGGGGATGAAGCAGGTATTAAATCTGTAACATTATCCATTAAGGGTCATAATGCTTACGGCTATTTACAAGCAGAAAAGGGTGTCCATCGTTTAGTACGTATTTCACCGTTTGACTCTTCTGGTCGTCGTCATACATCATTCGTTTCTTGTGATGTTATGCCTGAATTCGATGATAATATTGAAGTTGATATTCGCACAGAGGATTTAAAAATTGATACGTATCGTGCAACAGGAGCAGGTGGTCAGCATATTAATACGACAGATTCAGCTGTTCGTATTACGCATATTCCAACTGGTACTGTCGTACAATGTCAGGCAGAACGTTCACAAATTAAAAACCGTGAAAAAGCCATGACGATGTTAAAAGGGAAGCTCTATCAATTAGAGATCGAAAAGCAACAGGCACAGCTAGATGAAATCCGTGGTGAACAGAAGGAAATCGGCTGGGGTTCACAAATTCGTTCATACGTATTCCATCCTTATTCAATGGTGAAGGATCATCGTACAAATGAAGAAACAGGTAATGTAGGAGCGGTGATGGATGGTGATGTAGATCCATTCATTAATGCATATTTACGTTCAAAGATCGGGTAA
- a CDS encoding competence protein ComK translates to MHSEDIMSSETMLYMPEYDAFGNLCTLVIERDYQYISKLAPTKLMDFNLRYFGSSLRGALDGSKMILGKLNKNPIVVHERSNIVWFPSRSALHPECIWFAVHHIDDYQVVDKKRTKVTFMNGKRIIVDLSMRAFEYRIQRAFLLKYKLEKRTKYLLVQNDRAKVFQRMASHSSMFEDEA, encoded by the coding sequence ATGCATTCTGAAGATATTATGAGTAGTGAAACGATGCTGTATATGCCGGAGTATGATGCCTTTGGAAACTTATGTACACTTGTGATAGAAAGGGATTATCAATATATATCCAAATTAGCACCGACAAAATTGATGGATTTTAATTTACGTTATTTTGGTTCTAGTTTAAGAGGTGCCTTAGATGGATCGAAGATGATACTTGGTAAGCTAAACAAAAATCCAATAGTGGTCCATGAGCGAAGTAATATCGTATGGTTCCCAAGTAGATCTGCTCTACATCCTGAATGTATCTGGTTCGCTGTCCACCATATTGATGACTATCAAGTGGTGGATAAAAAGAGGACAAAAGTAACGTTTATGAATGGAAAGAGAATTATTGTGGATCTGAGTATGAGAGCATTTGAATATCGAATTCAAAGAGCGTTTTTACTAAAATATAAACTGGAGAAACGAACAAAGTACTTACTTGTTCAAAATGATCGCGCTAAAGTATTTCAACGTATGGCAAGCCACAGTTCTATGTTTGAGGATGAAGCTTAA